A stretch of Sulfurimonas autotrophica DSM 16294 DNA encodes these proteins:
- a CDS encoding 50S ribosomal protein L11 methyltransferase, whose product MQEHYYELVVKVSSHHELFADFLADTLPIGFEETDEGFIIRSEEELDTIVWGLEQFAEALQKALGAPVEVECTQKKLQNSDWVESYKNSIEPLAIDKFYIHPTWNDNHPNLINIVIDPALAFGTGHHPTTASSLRAISKYVHKGDRVLDVGCGSGILGIGAMKLGAVVDACDTDPVSVENSIKNAKLNDLEFHSIWEGSASNLDERYNIVVANIVADVLTFIANDLKKALADEGVLILSGILNKYEEKVLNFYKDCEIIEKIAQDEWVTLVLKREKK is encoded by the coding sequence ATGCAAGAGCATTACTATGAGTTAGTGGTTAAAGTCTCTTCTCATCATGAATTGTTTGCAGATTTTTTGGCAGACACTCTGCCGATTGGTTTTGAAGAGACAGATGAGGGCTTTATTATAAGAAGTGAAGAGGAGCTTGATACCATAGTTTGGGGATTGGAACAGTTTGCAGAGGCTTTGCAAAAGGCTCTGGGTGCGCCTGTAGAAGTAGAGTGTACTCAAAAAAAATTGCAAAATAGCGACTGGGTAGAGTCTTATAAAAATAGTATAGAACCCCTTGCAATAGATAAGTTTTACATCCATCCTACATGGAATGACAACCATCCAAACCTTATAAATATAGTGATAGATCCGGCTCTTGCATTTGGTACAGGGCATCATCCAACGACTGCTTCTTCACTGCGCGCCATTTCTAAATATGTACATAAAGGTGACAGAGTTTTAGATGTAGGCTGCGGCAGCGGCATACTGGGCATTGGTGCTATGAAACTCGGAGCCGTTGTGGATGCTTGTGATACTGACCCTGTGTCGGTTGAAAATTCTATAAAAAATGCGAAGTTAAATGATTTGGAATTTCATTCAATATGGGAGGGTTCTGCTTCAAATTTGGATGAAAGGTACAATATAGTTGTGGCAAATATTGTTGCAGATGTATTAACTTTTATTGCAAATGACTTAAAAAAAGCATTGGCAGATGAGGGAGTCTTAATTTTATCTGGTATATTAAACAAGTATGAAGAAAAAGTTTTGAATTTTTATAAAGATTGTGAAATAATAGAAAAAAT
- a CDS encoding chemotaxis response regulator CheY, producing MKLLVVDDSSTMRRIIKNTLARLGYKDILEGADGVEGWAQMDANPDIEMLITDWNMPEMNGLELVKKVRADERFKDTPIIMVTTEGGKAEVITALKAGVNNYIVKPFTPQVLKEKLGAVMGVTE from the coding sequence TTGAAATTACTTGTTGTTGATGACAGTTCTACAATGCGTCGTATTATAAAAAATACTTTGGCTCGCCTTGGATACAAAGATATTCTTGAAGGTGCTGACGGCGTTGAAGGTTGGGCGCAAATGGATGCGAACCCAGATATTGAAATGTTAATTACAGACTGGAATATGCCGGAGATGAACGGACTTGAACTTGTAAAAAAAGTTCGTGCAGATGAGCGTTTTAAAGATACGCCTATCATTATGGTAACAACAGAAGGTGGAAAAGCGGAAGTTATTACAGCACTTAAAGCCGGAGTAAATAACTATATAGTAAAACCGTTTACTCCACAGGTACTTAAAGAAAAACTTGGTGCTGTAATGGGTGTTACGGAGTAA
- the hisA gene encoding 1-(5-phosphoribosyl)-5-[(5-phosphoribosylamino)methylideneamino]imidazole-4-carboxamide isomerase: protein MTLYPAIDLKDGKAVRLTKGLMESAKIYSDEPYELVKKFEEMGAKWVHLVDLNGAFAGEPKNLEQIIKIRKNSNVKLELGGGIRDEETIQKMLDIGIDRIILGSIAVKNPQFVKDMAAKYPIAVGIDAIDGYVAVEGWGEVSTMLATDLAKEFANAGVEAIICTDVGKDGTLSGVNVEFTLDIARASGISTIASGGVKDEGDIEALIATGEVDGVIIGKAYYEGRLDLPKMFKLVD from the coding sequence ATGACATTATACCCAGCAATAGATTTAAAAGACGGAAAAGCAGTTCGCCTGACAAAAGGTTTGATGGAAAGTGCAAAAATTTATTCGGATGAACCATATGAATTGGTGAAAAAATTTGAGGAAATGGGTGCAAAATGGGTGCATTTGGTAGATTTAAACGGTGCATTTGCAGGGGAGCCTAAAAATCTTGAACAGATAATCAAAATTCGTAAAAACTCTAATGTGAAACTAGAGCTCGGAGGAGGAATTCGTGATGAAGAGACAATCCAAAAGATGCTTGACATTGGAATTGACAGAATTATTTTAGGCTCTATTGCCGTAAAAAATCCTCAATTTGTGAAAGATATGGCAGCTAAATATCCTATTGCCGTAGGCATTGATGCAATAGACGGATATGTAGCGGTTGAAGGCTGGGGAGAAGTAAGTACAATGCTTGCAACAGATTTAGCAAAAGAGTTTGCTAATGCCGGTGTAGAAGCTATAATATGTACTGATGTCGGAAAAGACGGTACACTCAGCGGTGTAAATGTAGAATTTACACTTGATATTGCAAGAGCTAGCGGGATAAGTACAATTGCAAGCGGCGGCGTTAAAGATGAAGGTGATATTGAAGCTTTAATTGCTACCGGAGAAGTTGATGGTGTAATTATTGGAAAAGCGTACTATGAGGGAAGATTAGATTTGCCCAAAATGTTCAAATTGGTAGATTAA
- the hisH gene encoding imidazole glycerol phosphate synthase subunit HisH yields the protein MIAIIDYNMGNLASVKNAFAKLGQETVVESNPDKFQEYDKLILPGVGAFGDAMEHLKERKMTEAIKKFAQSGKPMLGICLGMQLLFESSQEFGEHEGLGLIKGNVVKFDSEKFEEPLKVPHMGWNRMFTKEHPLFKGLDDEHYLYFVHTYHVTCKDENDIIGQTYYGYKFTSAVAHNNIMGIQPHPEKSHKNGLKILENFIKL from the coding sequence ATGATAGCAATAATTGATTATAACATGGGAAATTTGGCAAGTGTAAAAAATGCATTTGCCAAACTTGGACAAGAAACTGTAGTTGAAAGTAATCCTGATAAATTTCAAGAGTATGATAAGCTGATATTACCGGGTGTCGGTGCTTTTGGAGATGCGATGGAGCACTTAAAAGAGCGTAAAATGACAGAAGCTATAAAAAAGTTTGCACAGAGTGGTAAACCAATGCTTGGTATTTGCCTTGGAATGCAGCTTTTGTTTGAAAGCTCACAAGAGTTTGGAGAGCATGAAGGTTTGGGGCTTATAAAAGGAAATGTTGTGAAGTTTGACAGTGAAAAATTTGAAGAGCCTTTAAAAGTGCCGCATATGGGATGGAACAGAATGTTTACAAAAGAGCATCCTCTGTTTAAAGGTTTGGATGATGAACATTACCTTTATTTTGTGCATACCTATCACGTTACATGTAAAGATGAAAATGACATCATCGGGCAAACATACTATGGGTATAAATTTACATCGGCAGTTGCGCATAATAATATTATGGGAATACAGCCTCACCCTGAAAAGAGCCATAAAAATGGACTGAAAATTTTAGAAAATTTTATAAAACTATAA
- a CDS encoding PDC sensor domain-containing protein, whose product MVPIDIQHFAEGRTKARAYFCYLFSKNIPNRLPSLTEDMIMPRLLKIKADQENCEGVYLLDNRGVQVSPTFAKEKQIDDDMGKIRADRAYYYRAVREERCTITDPYPSLITGDLTVTASAPIFDENGSLKYVACIDMPLEEVLKIAHLNKMDTFFSEFFKFTYGAFALALVAIALLLFVKGIESFFLYGISISHFKIKDVFEATILLTLSLAIFDLSKTLVEEEILGRYKEHDISGPHKTMVRFLGSIIIALSIEALMLVFKFAITDPNKLIYSMYIIAGVGILIVSLAIYIKFTKLKIDE is encoded by the coding sequence ATGGTTCCTATAGATATCCAACATTTTGCCGAGGGCAGGACAAAAGCCAGAGCCTATTTTTGTTATCTTTTTTCAAAAAATATTCCTAACAGACTTCCTTCTTTAACTGAAGACATGATTATGCCGAGACTGCTTAAAATCAAAGCAGATCAGGAAAATTGTGAGGGTGTTTATCTGCTTGACAACAGGGGAGTACAGGTAAGCCCGACGTTTGCGAAAGAGAAGCAGATAGATGATGATATGGGAAAAATCCGCGCAGACAGAGCATATTACTATCGTGCGGTAAGAGAAGAAAGATGTACAATTACGGATCCTTATCCGTCATTGATTACAGGAGATTTAACTGTAACGGCATCTGCACCAATATTTGATGAAAATGGTTCATTGAAGTATGTGGCATGTATTGATATGCCGCTTGAAGAAGTGCTTAAAATTGCACATCTTAACAAAATGGATACATTTTTCAGTGAATTCTTCAAATTTACGTATGGTGCCTTCGCATTAGCATTAGTTGCTATCGCTCTTTTGCTATTTGTAAAAGGGATAGAGAGTTTCTTTTTGTATGGGATATCTATAAGTCATTTTAAAATTAAAGATGTTTTTGAAGCAACGATTTTACTTACACTCTCTTTGGCAATTTTTGATTTGTCCAAAACACTTGTAGAAGAAGAAATTTTAGGAAGATACAAAGAACATGATATATCCGGTCCGCATAAAACAATGGTTCGCTTTTTGGGCTCCATCATTATAGCACTCTCCATTGAAGCTTTAATGCTGGTGTTCAAATTTGCAATTACAGACCCGAATAAATTAATATACTCAATGTATATTATTGCCGGTGTCGGTATATTAATTGTTTCTTTGGCAATATATATAAAATTTACAAAATTAAAGATAGATGAATAA
- the waaC gene encoding lipopolysaccharide heptosyltransferase I yields the protein MNKDIRKIAIIRLSALGDIINSAVVLQFIKKQYPDAKIDWVSEEIFSDILRTNKYLHAIHSVNLKKLKKSKSFSLLKKTISKLSTLDDYDIIIDMQGLLKSAIVARIIGKNTHGFDKNSTRESLAALFYKTTSSISYEENVIKRNCFAVSDALNFKLTDAMILNKEPVFSPTKEFTLRSDKKNIAFVIGASWPSKIYPKESVVKVCNALQEQCYIIWGNEAEKESAAWICKHSKYATLAPKLTLDGLVSFISSMDLLIGNDTGPTHLAWAQNIPSITLLGPTTTRMIYETPINIGIKSPSKVNILKIDKNDFSIKEIPAEKITQKAKELLHNGL from the coding sequence ATGAATAAAGATATTAGAAAGATAGCCATTATCAGACTTTCAGCACTTGGAGATATAATAAACAGCGCAGTTGTACTGCAGTTTATAAAAAAACAGTATCCTGATGCAAAAATAGACTGGGTAAGTGAAGAGATATTCTCAGATATTTTGAGAACCAACAAATACCTACATGCAATTCATAGTGTAAATTTAAAAAAGCTCAAGAAAAGTAAAAGTTTTTCTTTGCTTAAAAAAACAATCTCAAAACTCTCCACATTGGATGATTATGACATTATAATTGATATGCAGGGACTTTTAAAATCAGCTATTGTTGCCAGAATCATAGGAAAAAATACCCATGGTTTTGATAAAAATTCAACGCGTGAATCTTTGGCCGCTCTTTTTTATAAAACAACTTCTTCTATATCCTATGAAGAAAATGTCATAAAACGAAACTGTTTTGCTGTGTCTGATGCCCTTAATTTTAAGCTTACAGATGCAATGATTTTAAATAAAGAGCCGGTTTTTTCGCCGACAAAAGAGTTCACTTTACGAAGTGATAAGAAAAATATTGCATTTGTAATCGGTGCGTCTTGGCCTTCAAAAATTTACCCAAAAGAGTCTGTTGTAAAAGTTTGCAATGCGCTGCAGGAACAGTGCTACATTATTTGGGGAAATGAAGCTGAAAAAGAGAGTGCAGCGTGGATTTGTAAGCATTCAAAATATGCAACATTAGCACCAAAACTCACACTGGACGGGCTTGTTTCATTTATATCAAGTATGGATCTGCTCATAGGTAACGACACAGGTCCGACACATTTGGCGTGGGCACAAAATATTCCCTCCATTACGCTGTTAGGACCTACAACTACAAGAATGATTTATGAAACACCTATAAATATCGGTATAAAATCACCCTCAAAGGTCAATATCTTAAAAATTGATAAAAATGACTTCTCAATTAAAGAAATTCCCGCAGAAAAAATCACACAAAAAGCAAAGGAGCTTTTACATAATGGGCTATAA
- a CDS encoding lipid A biosynthesis lauroyl acyltransferase produces MGYNFLLIVENILMLLPHRARKAFFTFLAFLGYKSSKKYRCIVKQNLNYAFDNSMSEEEIDKITRYSFKNLLYNFLHLMEMRHLSKEEIGSRITVINKEEIDKIHKEGRAIIYATPHYCAWELGAAGLALHVETIAPVYKKLKNRVYEKWLLDARAKFGNTNLEKTNVVKPLIRLIKQGKASGILIDTNINEREGVMVEFMGKPLRMTSTPAYLARKFNAAIVPVHIRTDDEENYTIIIHDEIKVEKTDDAQSDIQKATQLQADWLTSIIRKEPKFWFWLHRRWKNDKPEIYN; encoded by the coding sequence ATGGGCTATAATTTCCTCCTAATAGTTGAAAATATTTTAATGCTGCTGCCTCATCGTGCACGTAAAGCATTTTTTACTTTTTTGGCCTTTTTAGGCTATAAATCATCAAAAAAATACCGTTGTATTGTCAAACAAAACCTGAACTACGCCTTTGACAACTCCATGAGTGAAGAAGAGATTGACAAAATCACACGATACAGTTTTAAAAATCTGCTCTATAATTTTTTACACCTTATGGAGATGCGCCACCTGAGTAAAGAAGAAATCGGCAGTAGAATTACCGTCATAAATAAAGAAGAAATTGACAAAATCCACAAAGAAGGACGTGCCATTATTTATGCCACGCCACACTATTGTGCATGGGAGCTTGGTGCGGCAGGACTTGCATTACATGTAGAGACCATTGCACCCGTTTATAAAAAACTCAAAAACAGAGTCTATGAAAAGTGGCTGCTTGATGCAAGAGCAAAGTTCGGCAATACAAACCTAGAGAAAACAAATGTTGTCAAACCGCTTATCAGACTCATAAAACAAGGCAAAGCCAGCGGAATTCTCATAGATACAAACATAAATGAGAGAGAAGGCGTCATGGTAGAGTTTATGGGTAAACCTCTGCGTATGACTTCAACACCGGCATATCTTGCAAGAAAGTTCAACGCTGCCATAGTTCCCGTGCATATACGAACGGATGATGAAGAAAATTATACGATAATTATACATGATGAGATAAAGGTCGAAAAAACGGACGATGCGCAAAGTGATATACAAAAAGCAACACAGCTGCAAGCCGACTGGCTCACGTCCATCATAAGAAAAGAACCAAAGTTTTGGTTTTGGCTACATCGCAGATGGAAAAACGACAAACCGGAAATTTATAACTAA
- a CDS encoding AI-2E family transporter encodes MKSQYFIAILFATSLYWMYLLYEPFLMVMTIAALLAISTASINNYFEQLFSSRFVAAFLSSLLLAILFFAPLGYFLATLTIKLNHLEPNSLKNIELYINGLITNPPEFLLFLKPYLVDSLKGIDINSLTANALHVAAKVGTFSAGFVKNAFLVIVFYFFAMYNGSTIVEFLKRVVQMSVEDSTLLARELSAVMSVVFYSIIATAMLEGALFGIAVSFMGYNGLLFGIMYGFASLLPVVGGILMWLPFMIYELSAGHNANAVFIALYSIIVISVIADTFIKPLIIKEINKRLLKESDAKLNELVIFFSIIAGLATFGFWGMILGPAITAFFLAILKLFEARTKECETKSR; translated from the coding sequence ATGAAATCACAATATTTTATAGCCATACTTTTTGCCACTTCTTTATACTGGATGTATCTACTTTATGAACCGTTTTTAATGGTCATGACTATTGCTGCCTTGTTGGCTATTTCTACGGCGAGTATTAACAACTACTTTGAGCAGTTGTTTTCATCTCGTTTTGTTGCGGCATTTTTATCAAGTTTACTGCTTGCAATACTCTTTTTCGCACCTTTAGGTTATTTCCTGGCAACTTTGACAATAAAACTCAATCATTTAGAACCCAATAGTTTAAAAAATATAGAACTTTATATAAACGGTTTGATTACAAATCCACCGGAATTTTTACTCTTTTTGAAGCCTTATCTTGTTGATTCTTTAAAAGGAATAGATATTAACAGTTTGACAGCGAATGCTTTACATGTAGCTGCGAAAGTAGGGACATTCAGTGCAGGTTTTGTTAAAAATGCCTTTTTGGTTATTGTCTTTTATTTCTTTGCTATGTATAATGGATCTACTATTGTAGAGTTTTTAAAACGTGTTGTGCAGATGTCGGTGGAAGACAGTACCTTGCTTGCACGGGAACTTTCCGCTGTAATGAGTGTGGTTTTTTACTCTATTATTGCTACGGCAATGCTTGAAGGGGCTTTATTCGGTATAGCTGTTTCATTTATGGGTTATAATGGTTTACTGTTTGGCATCATGTATGGTTTTGCTTCTTTACTCCCTGTTGTAGGAGGAATATTAATGTGGCTTCCGTTTATGATATATGAACTCTCGGCAGGACATAATGCCAACGCTGTTTTTATAGCACTTTATTCAATTATTGTTATTTCAGTTATAGCAGACACTTTTATAAAGCCCTTGATTATTAAAGAGATAAATAAAAGACTGCTCAAAGAAAGTGATGCGAAGTTAAATGAACTGGTTATATTCTTTTCTATTATCGCAGGACTTGCGACATTTGGGTTTTGGGGGATGATTTTAGGACCTGCAATAACAGCATTTTTTCTTGCGATTTTAAAACTTTTTGAAGCCAGAACAAAAGAGTGTGAAACGAAAAGCCGGTAA
- the ruvB gene encoding Holliday junction branch migration DNA helicase RuvB: protein MERVVDIETFSLEEENSEVTLRPDAWSEYIGQEQIKKNLSVFIEASKKREEALDHVLFYGPPGLGKTTLALIIANEMNANIKVTAAPMIEKSGDLAAILTNLEEGDILFIDEIHRLSPAVEEILYSSMEDYRIDIIIGSGPAAQTVKIDLPRFTLIGATTRAGMLSNPLRDRFGMSFRMNFYTHDELAKIILQASNKLEREIIHEAAVEIAKRSRGTPRIALRLLRRVRDFAEVANEEHINHKRTQYALDELGINSHGFDEMDLRLLTLLASSKGRAMGLSTIAAALSEDEGTVEDVLEPYLIANGYLERTAKGRRATPATYDVLNMRCVNEDGTLF from the coding sequence ATGGAAAGAGTGGTAGATATTGAAACTTTCAGTCTTGAAGAAGAAAACTCTGAAGTCACACTGCGCCCTGATGCGTGGAGCGAATATATTGGGCAGGAGCAGATTAAAAAAAACCTTTCTGTGTTTATAGAAGCATCAAAAAAACGTGAAGAAGCACTTGATCATGTTCTTTTTTACGGACCTCCCGGACTTGGAAAAACGACTCTTGCTCTTATTATTGCCAATGAAATGAATGCAAACATTAAAGTAACGGCAGCACCGATGATAGAAAAAAGCGGTGATTTGGCCGCAATACTGACAAACTTGGAAGAAGGTGACATTCTTTTTATAGACGAAATACACAGACTCTCTCCTGCGGTTGAAGAGATTTTATACTCTTCGATGGAAGATTACAGAATTGACATCATAATCGGCAGTGGCCCTGCTGCACAGACGGTCAAGATTGATTTGCCTCGATTTACGCTTATCGGGGCTACAACAAGGGCGGGAATGCTTTCAAATCCTCTTAGAGACAGGTTTGGTATGAGTTTTCGTATGAATTTTTACACTCATGATGAACTGGCAAAAATTATTCTACAGGCTTCAAATAAACTAGAACGTGAAATTATACATGAAGCGGCCGTTGAAATAGCAAAGCGCAGCCGTGGAACTCCTCGTATTGCCTTGCGTCTTTTACGTCGTGTAAGAGATTTTGCGGAGGTTGCCAATGAAGAGCATATTAATCATAAACGGACACAATATGCCTTGGATGAGCTGGGAATTAATTCGCACGGTTTTGATGAAATGGATTTACGTCTGCTTACACTTTTGGCAAGTTCTAAAGGGCGTGCTATGGGGTTGAGTACGATAGCCGCAGCTTTGAGTGAAGATGAGGGAACAGTAGAAGATGTACTTGAACCTTACCTGATCGCAAATGGCTACTTAGAACGCACAGCAAAAGGCAGACGCGCAACACCTGCAACGTATGATGTGCTAAATATGCGTTGTGTAAATGAAGACGGGACACTTTTTTAA
- the panB gene encoding 3-methyl-2-oxobutanoate hydroxymethyltransferase: protein MSKKLTISTIKKSKGVRPLVMITAYDALFAKLLEPSADMILVGDSLNMSFAGRSDTISTTLEQMLYHTNAVCMGAKNSFVICDMPFGTYTCKERALDNAIKVFQNTQADCVKIEGGADKAEIIKHLTDNGIAVCGHIGLLPQSVRSEGGYKVKGKTANEREQLLRDAKAVECAGAFCMVIEGTKADVAKEIAQSVSIPVIGIGAGAEVDGQVLVFSDMLGLFEEFTPKFVKKYLDGATLVKNALKEYADEVVSRKFPKEEHTY from the coding sequence ATGAGTAAAAAATTAACTATATCGACTATAAAAAAGAGTAAGGGGGTAAGACCTTTGGTTATGATTACCGCCTATGATGCGCTCTTTGCAAAACTATTGGAGCCGAGTGCAGATATGATTTTGGTAGGCGATAGTTTAAATATGAGTTTTGCCGGTCGTAGTGACACAATAAGTACTACTTTAGAACAGATGCTTTATCATACAAATGCCGTCTGTATGGGTGCAAAAAATAGTTTTGTAATCTGTGATATGCCTTTTGGAACTTATACATGTAAAGAGCGTGCCTTGGATAATGCTATAAAAGTTTTTCAAAACACACAGGCTGATTGTGTAAAAATAGAAGGCGGTGCGGATAAAGCAGAAATTATAAAACATTTGACAGATAACGGTATTGCAGTCTGCGGACATATTGGGCTTTTACCACAATCAGTAAGAAGTGAAGGCGGATACAAAGTCAAGGGAAAAACAGCTAATGAACGTGAACAACTGCTGAGAGATGCCAAAGCGGTTGAGTGTGCCGGTGCTTTTTGTATGGTGATAGAGGGGACAAAAGCAGATGTTGCCAAAGAGATTGCGCAGAGTGTCAGTATTCCTGTTATCGGTATCGGGGCCGGTGCTGAGGTTGACGGACAGGTTTTAGTTTTTTCAGATATGCTGGGACTTTTTGAAGAGTTCACTCCTAAATTTGTTAAAAAATATCTTGATGGAGCGACTTTAGTGAAAAATGCTCTTAAAGAATATGCAGATGAGGTTGTGAGCCGTAAATTTCCAAAAGAGGAACATACATACTAA
- a CDS encoding Hpt domain-containing protein, producing MGIRSDLDENFDFEIIDEFLDHYSMMVESMEVMILDLSKPNMYERSVNELFRVFHNIKSASGYLKIIPMNKLAAFVEDELEALRQKKPPISDETTNWLLNISDMFAAWHDDLRQDNELSKIKYSLLKIPDLEK from the coding sequence ATGGGCATAAGAAGTGATTTAGATGAAAACTTTGATTTTGAAATTATCGATGAGTTTTTAGATCACTATTCTATGATGGTTGAGAGCATGGAAGTCATGATTCTTGACCTATCAAAGCCCAACATGTATGAAAGAAGTGTTAATGAGCTTTTTCGTGTATTTCACAACATAAAATCAGCAAGTGGTTATCTTAAAATTATTCCGATGAATAAACTGGCTGCCTTTGTTGAGGATGAGCTTGAAGCATTACGTCAAAAAAAACCGCCCATTAGCGATGAAACAACAAACTGGTTGTTAAATATCAGCGACATGTTTGCAGCTTGGCATGATGATTTAAGACAAGATAACGAACTCAGTAAAATAAAATACTCCTTATTAAAAATCCCTGACTTGGAAAAATAA
- the trpA gene encoding tryptophan synthase subunit alpha translates to MKNLVAYITSGYPEKSFTVDLSLALAQNGVDTLELGVPFSDPVADGLLIEKANHKSLELGFKFKDLLEISKEVAPQVDTLWMGYFNSFYQQNMQRLIPLAKELGVKGLIIPDLPHEEALVYKDLFVSNDVANISFVAPTDSESRIQTVVSDAQKFIYMVAYTGITGSGTAEDLQPFLSSIKKYTQTPVYVGFGVNEKTAKEKVKGADGVIVGSAFVNILLNNDLNYTQKITQCSELAKVIKNEINP, encoded by the coding sequence TTGAAAAACTTAGTAGCATATATAACATCCGGATATCCGGAAAAATCTTTTACTGTAGACTTAAGTCTTGCACTCGCGCAAAACGGTGTGGACACATTAGAGCTCGGTGTTCCTTTCTCAGACCCTGTTGCTGATGGTCTTCTCATTGAAAAAGCAAATCATAAATCACTTGAACTTGGATTCAAATTTAAAGATTTACTGGAAATTTCAAAAGAGGTTGCCCCCCAAGTAGACACACTATGGATGGGTTATTTCAACAGTTTTTATCAGCAAAATATGCAGCGTCTTATTCCATTGGCCAAAGAACTTGGTGTCAAAGGGCTTATAATCCCAGACCTTCCGCATGAAGAGGCATTGGTATACAAAGATTTATTTGTCAGTAATGATGTTGCGAACATCTCTTTTGTTGCGCCCACAGATAGCGAGAGTAGAATCCAGACTGTTGTCAGCGATGCACAAAAATTTATCTATATGGTTGCTTACACAGGTATTACGGGTTCAGGAACAGCAGAAGATTTACAGCCTTTTTTAAGTTCTATCAAAAAATACACCCAAACACCTGTATATGTAGGTTTTGGGGTGAATGAAAAAACAGCAAAAGAGAAAGTAAAAGGAGCCGACGGCGTAATAGTCGGCAGTGCTTTTGTCAATATTTTGCTTAACAATGATTTAAACTATACGCAAAAAATTACGCAATGCAGCGAACTCGCAAAAGTGATTAAAAACGAGATTAATCCTTAA